Proteins encoded together in one Gallus gallus isolate bGalGal1 chromosome 18, bGalGal1.mat.broiler.GRCg7b, whole genome shotgun sequence window:
- the ERN1 gene encoding serine/threonine-protein kinase/endoribonuclease IRE1 isoform X3, with amino-acid sequence MNTSSVTVPETLLFVSTLDGSLHAVSKRTGAIKWTLKEDPVLQVPIHVEEPAFLPDPNDGSLYTLGGKNNEGLTKLPFTIPELVQASPCRSSDGILYMGKKQDIWYVIDLMTGEKQQTLTSSFAESLCPSTSLLYLGRTEYTITMYDTKKKELRWNATYFDYAATLPDEDVKYKMSHFVSNGDGLVVTVDSESGDVLWIQNYASPVVAFYIWQREGLRKVMHTNVGIETLRYLTFMSGEVGHITKWKYPFPKETETKSKLTPTLYVGKYSTSLYASPSMVHEGVTVVPRGSAIPLLEGPKTEGVTIEDNGECVITPSTDLKFSARLKGKNKLSYWNDLLLIGHHETPLSAPTKILEKFPSNLPKRPENVIPADSDKVTIEKVIDIVEGSATEVPPAVPKDIEEKLAQPVARPEAPVDSMLKDMATIILSTFLIVGWVAFIIAYPMSVHQQQQRQHQLEEKIQLLQQQKLPFRAPSDLPPEDFLDTSCGQTDSSATSTPNVSPKASNHSAYSSISTSDVGSCLSTEQEEGDDDANRVMVGKISFNPKDVLGHGAEGTIVYRGTFDNRDVAVKRILPECFSFADREVQLLRESDEHPNVIRYFCTEKDRQFQYIAIELCAATLQEYVEQKAFSHHGLQPIALLQQTTSGLAYLHSLSIVHRDLKPHNILISMPNAHGKVKAMISDFGLCKKLAVGRHSFSRRSGVPGTEGWIAPEMLSEDCKENPTYTVDIFSAGCVFYYVVSEGSHPFGKSLQRQANILLGAYSLEFLDAGRHEDIVARDLIEQMINMDPQKRPSASCVLKHPFFWSLEKQLQFFQDVSDRIEKEALDGPIVKQLERGGREVVKMDWREHITVPLQTDLRKFRSYKGGSVRDLLRAMRNKKHHYRELPPEVQETLGSIPDDFVCYFTARFPHLLLHTYHAMRICCQERLFQHYYQQDFAEKSIAGDAV; translated from the exons aacACCAGCTCAGTAACTGTGCCTGAAACACTCTTGTTTGTTTCAACTCTTGATGGAAGTTTGCATGCTGTCAGCAAGCGGACGGGAGCGATCAAGTGGACTTTAAAAGAAG ATCCTGTACTGCAGGTGCCAATACACGTGGAAGA GCCAGCATTTCTTCCAGACCCAAACGATGGCAGTTTGTATACGCTTGGTGGCAAGAATAATGAAGGCCTGACT aaacTTCCATTTACCATCCCAGAGTTAGTGCAGGCGTCTCCCTGCCGCAGTTCAGATGGGATCCTTTACATGG GCAAAAAGCAGGATATTTGGTATGTGATTGACCTCATGACTGGGGAGAAACAGCAAACCTTGACCTCTTCATTCGCAGAAAGTCTTTGTCCATCAACATCCCTGCTGTATCTTGGGAGAACAG AGTACACAATCACAATGTATGACACCAAGAAGAAGGAGCTGAGATGGAATGCCACCTATTTTGATTATGCAGCCACTCTTCCTGATGAAGACGTAAAATATA AAATGTCCCACTTTGTGTCTAATGGAGATGGACTGGTGGTGACTGTAGACAGTGAGTCTGGGGACGTGCTGTGGATTCAGAATTACGCTTCTCCCGTGGTAGCTTTTTACATCTGGCAACGTGAAGGATTGCGGAAAGTTATGCACACAAATGTGGGGATAGAAACTCTGCGATACTTGACATTCATGTCTGGGGAGGTCGGACACATTACCAAGTGGAAATATCCTTTTCCAAAGGAGACAGAGACCAAGAGCAAATTAAC aCCAACTCTTTATGTAGGGAAATACTCCACGAGTTTGTATGCATCGCCATCAATGGTGCACGAAGGGGTAACGGTTGTG CCTCGTGGCAGTGCCATACCCTTACTAGAGGGTCCAAAAACAGAAGGAGTCACAATTGAAGACAATGGCGAATGTGTTATCACCCCCAGTACGGATTTAAAGTTCTCAGCCAgactgaaaggaaagaacaaactCAGCTATTGGAACGACTTGCTGTTAATAG ggCACCATGAAACTCCGCTATCTGCCCCTACAAAGATCCTGGAGAAATTCCCAAGTAACTTACCTAAGAGGCCTGAAAATGTGATTCCAGCTGACTCTGATAAAGTCACTATTGAAAAG GTTATTGACATAGTTGAAGGTTCTGCAACAGAAGTGCCTCCTGCTGTTCCAAAGGATATTGAGGAGAAGCTTGCTCAGCCTGTTGCTCGGCCAGAAGCTCCTGTGGACTCTATGTTGAAAGACATGGCCACGATCATTCTCAGCACTTTCCTGATTGTGGGCTGGGTGGCGTTTATCATCGCCTATCCAATG AGCGTACATCAGCAACAGCAAAGGCAGCATCAGCTGGAAGAGAAGATACAGCTCTTGCAGCAACAGAAGCTGCCCTTTCGTGCTCCCAGTGATCTGCCGCCAGAAGATTTCTTGGACACCTCCtgtggacagacagacagctctGCTACCAGCACACCGAACGTGTCGCCCAAAGCATCAAACCATTCTGCATATTCCAGCATCTCCACATCTGATGTTGGGAGCTGCCTTTCCACAGAGCAAGAAGAGGGAG atgaCGATGCCAACAGAGTGATGGTTGGCAAGATTTCATTTAACCCAAAAGATGTACTGGGGCATGGAGCTGAAGGAACCATTGTTTACAG GGGGACATTTGATAACCGTGACGTTGCAGTGAAAAGAATTCTTCCCGAGTGCTTCAGTTTTGCAGACCGTGAAGTGCAGCTACTGCGAGAGTCAGATGAGCACCCAAACGTGATCCGCTATTTCTGCACAGAGAAGGACCGGCAGTTCCAGTACATAGCTAttgagctgtgtgctgccacCTTACAGGAG TATGTTGAACAAAAGGCCTTCAGTCACCACGGCTTACAACCTATTGCCCTTCTGCAACAGACGACATCTGGTCTCGCTTATCTGCACTCCCTCAGTATTG TCCACAGGGACCTGAAGCCCCATAACATCCTCATTTCAATGCCTAACGCCCATGGGAAGGTCAAAGCTATGATCTCAGACTTCGGCCTGTGCAAGAAGCTGGCAGTGGGCAGACACAGCTTTAGCAGACGGTCGGGTGTGCCGGGAACCGAAGGGTGGATTGCCCCAGAGATGCTGAGTGAAGACTGCAAAGAGAACCCT acGTACACTGTGGACATCTTTTCAGCGGGCTGTGTCTTTTATTATGTGGTATCTGAGGGCAGCCACCCCTTTGGCAAATCTCTACAGCGACAAGCCAACATTCTGCTGGGTGCATACAGCCTGGAATTTCTGGATGCAGGGAGGCATG AAGACATAGTGGCTCGTGatttaatagagcaaatgaTAAACATGGACCCTCAGAAACGGCCatctgccagctgtgtgctaAAGCACCCATTCTTTTGGAGTTTAGAAAAGCAGCTCCAGTTTTTTCAG GATGTCAGTGACCGGATAGAGAAAGAAGCATTAGATGGTCCAATAGTCAAGCAGTtagaaagaggaggaagagaggtgGTGAAAATGGACTGGAGAGAGCACATCACTGTTCCTCTTCAGACAG ATCTTCGAAAATTCAGATCCTATAAAGGAGGCTCAGTACGGGACCTTCTGAGGGCAATGAGAAATAAG aagcaCCATTACAGAGAACTGCCTCCTGAGGTGCAGGAGACCCTGGGCTCCATCCCAGATGATTTTGTATGTTACTTTACAGCTCGCTTCCCTCACCTGCTCCTACATACCTACCATGCAATGCGTATCTGCTGCCAAGAAAGACTGTTTCAGCACTACTACCAGCAGGACTTTGCAGAGAAGAGCATTGCAGGAGATGCTGTTTGA
- the ERN1 gene encoding serine/threonine-protein kinase/endoribonuclease IRE1 precursor, whose product MEPLRRLLFGLAAVLLLSPSPGNTSSVTVPETLLFVSTLDGSLHAVSKRTGAIKWTLKEDPVLQVPIHVEEPAFLPDPNDGSLYTLGGKNNEGLTKLPFTIPELVQASPCRSSDGILYMGKKQDIWYVIDLMTGEKQQTLTSSFAESLCPSTSLLYLGRTEYTITMYDTKKKELRWNATYFDYAATLPDEDVKYKMSHFVSNGDGLVVTVDSESGDVLWIQNYASPVVAFYIWQREGLRKVMHTNVGIETLRYLTFMSGEVGHITKWKYPFPKETETKSKLTPTLYVGKYSTSLYASPSMVHEGVTVVPRGSAIPLLEGPKTEGVTIEDNGECVITPSTDLKFSARLKGKNKLSYWNDLLLIGHHETPLSAPTKILEKFPSNLPKRPENVIPADSDKVTIEKVIDIVEGSATEVPPAVPKDIEEKLAQPVARPEAPVDSMLKDMATIILSTFLIVGWVAFIIAYPMSVHQQQQRQHQLEEKIQLLQQQKLPFRAPSDLPPEDFLDTSCGQTDSSATSTPNVSPKASNHSAYSSISTSDVGSCLSTEQEEGDDDANRVMVGKISFNPKDVLGHGAEGTIVYRGTFDNRDVAVKRILPECFSFADREVQLLRESDEHPNVIRYFCTEKDRQFQYIAIELCAATLQEYVEQKAFSHHGLQPIALLQQTTSGLAYLHSLSIVHRDLKPHNILISMPNAHGKVKAMISDFGLCKKLAVGRHSFSRRSGVPGTEGWIAPEMLSEDCKENPTYTVDIFSAGCVFYYVVSEGSHPFGKSLQRQANILLGAYSLEFLDAGRHEDIVARDLIEQMINMDPQKRPSASCVLKHPFFWSLEKQLQFFQDVSDRIEKEALDGPIVKQLERGGREVVKMDWREHITVPLQTDLRKFRSYKGGSVRDLLRAMRNKKHHYRELPPEVQETLGSIPDDFVCYFTARFPHLLLHTYHAMRICCQERLFQHYYQQDFAEKSIAGDAV is encoded by the exons aacACCAGCTCAGTAACTGTGCCTGAAACACTCTTGTTTGTTTCAACTCTTGATGGAAGTTTGCATGCTGTCAGCAAGCGGACGGGAGCGATCAAGTGGACTTTAAAAGAAG ATCCTGTACTGCAGGTGCCAATACACGTGGAAGA GCCAGCATTTCTTCCAGACCCAAACGATGGCAGTTTGTATACGCTTGGTGGCAAGAATAATGAAGGCCTGACT aaacTTCCATTTACCATCCCAGAGTTAGTGCAGGCGTCTCCCTGCCGCAGTTCAGATGGGATCCTTTACATGG GCAAAAAGCAGGATATTTGGTATGTGATTGACCTCATGACTGGGGAGAAACAGCAAACCTTGACCTCTTCATTCGCAGAAAGTCTTTGTCCATCAACATCCCTGCTGTATCTTGGGAGAACAG AGTACACAATCACAATGTATGACACCAAGAAGAAGGAGCTGAGATGGAATGCCACCTATTTTGATTATGCAGCCACTCTTCCTGATGAAGACGTAAAATATA AAATGTCCCACTTTGTGTCTAATGGAGATGGACTGGTGGTGACTGTAGACAGTGAGTCTGGGGACGTGCTGTGGATTCAGAATTACGCTTCTCCCGTGGTAGCTTTTTACATCTGGCAACGTGAAGGATTGCGGAAAGTTATGCACACAAATGTGGGGATAGAAACTCTGCGATACTTGACATTCATGTCTGGGGAGGTCGGACACATTACCAAGTGGAAATATCCTTTTCCAAAGGAGACAGAGACCAAGAGCAAATTAAC aCCAACTCTTTATGTAGGGAAATACTCCACGAGTTTGTATGCATCGCCATCAATGGTGCACGAAGGGGTAACGGTTGTG CCTCGTGGCAGTGCCATACCCTTACTAGAGGGTCCAAAAACAGAAGGAGTCACAATTGAAGACAATGGCGAATGTGTTATCACCCCCAGTACGGATTTAAAGTTCTCAGCCAgactgaaaggaaagaacaaactCAGCTATTGGAACGACTTGCTGTTAATAG ggCACCATGAAACTCCGCTATCTGCCCCTACAAAGATCCTGGAGAAATTCCCAAGTAACTTACCTAAGAGGCCTGAAAATGTGATTCCAGCTGACTCTGATAAAGTCACTATTGAAAAG GTTATTGACATAGTTGAAGGTTCTGCAACAGAAGTGCCTCCTGCTGTTCCAAAGGATATTGAGGAGAAGCTTGCTCAGCCTGTTGCTCGGCCAGAAGCTCCTGTGGACTCTATGTTGAAAGACATGGCCACGATCATTCTCAGCACTTTCCTGATTGTGGGCTGGGTGGCGTTTATCATCGCCTATCCAATG AGCGTACATCAGCAACAGCAAAGGCAGCATCAGCTGGAAGAGAAGATACAGCTCTTGCAGCAACAGAAGCTGCCCTTTCGTGCTCCCAGTGATCTGCCGCCAGAAGATTTCTTGGACACCTCCtgtggacagacagacagctctGCTACCAGCACACCGAACGTGTCGCCCAAAGCATCAAACCATTCTGCATATTCCAGCATCTCCACATCTGATGTTGGGAGCTGCCTTTCCACAGAGCAAGAAGAGGGAG atgaCGATGCCAACAGAGTGATGGTTGGCAAGATTTCATTTAACCCAAAAGATGTACTGGGGCATGGAGCTGAAGGAACCATTGTTTACAG GGGGACATTTGATAACCGTGACGTTGCAGTGAAAAGAATTCTTCCCGAGTGCTTCAGTTTTGCAGACCGTGAAGTGCAGCTACTGCGAGAGTCAGATGAGCACCCAAACGTGATCCGCTATTTCTGCACAGAGAAGGACCGGCAGTTCCAGTACATAGCTAttgagctgtgtgctgccacCTTACAGGAG TATGTTGAACAAAAGGCCTTCAGTCACCACGGCTTACAACCTATTGCCCTTCTGCAACAGACGACATCTGGTCTCGCTTATCTGCACTCCCTCAGTATTG TCCACAGGGACCTGAAGCCCCATAACATCCTCATTTCAATGCCTAACGCCCATGGGAAGGTCAAAGCTATGATCTCAGACTTCGGCCTGTGCAAGAAGCTGGCAGTGGGCAGACACAGCTTTAGCAGACGGTCGGGTGTGCCGGGAACCGAAGGGTGGATTGCCCCAGAGATGCTGAGTGAAGACTGCAAAGAGAACCCT acGTACACTGTGGACATCTTTTCAGCGGGCTGTGTCTTTTATTATGTGGTATCTGAGGGCAGCCACCCCTTTGGCAAATCTCTACAGCGACAAGCCAACATTCTGCTGGGTGCATACAGCCTGGAATTTCTGGATGCAGGGAGGCATG AAGACATAGTGGCTCGTGatttaatagagcaaatgaTAAACATGGACCCTCAGAAACGGCCatctgccagctgtgtgctaAAGCACCCATTCTTTTGGAGTTTAGAAAAGCAGCTCCAGTTTTTTCAG GATGTCAGTGACCGGATAGAGAAAGAAGCATTAGATGGTCCAATAGTCAAGCAGTtagaaagaggaggaagagaggtgGTGAAAATGGACTGGAGAGAGCACATCACTGTTCCTCTTCAGACAG ATCTTCGAAAATTCAGATCCTATAAAGGAGGCTCAGTACGGGACCTTCTGAGGGCAATGAGAAATAAG aagcaCCATTACAGAGAACTGCCTCCTGAGGTGCAGGAGACCCTGGGCTCCATCCCAGATGATTTTGTATGTTACTTTACAGCTCGCTTCCCTCACCTGCTCCTACATACCTACCATGCAATGCGTATCTGCTGCCAAGAAAGACTGTTTCAGCACTACTACCAGCAGGACTTTGCAGAGAAGAGCATTGCAGGAGATGCTGTTTGA